Proteins from a single region of Thermodesulfobacteriota bacterium:
- a CDS encoding TerC family protein, with the protein MIWIWTGFIGFILLLLAIDLGVLHRESRAVTMKEALAWSVIWTVVGLAFALFVYFGYEQRWLGLGTAVDAIDGAANDGREAVLKYLTGYVIERSLSVDNVFVIAMIFSFFAVPAEYQHRVLFLGILGALVMRGAMIAMGVRLIAEFDWILYAFGALLILTALRMLFLKEGETDLEKLVAIRLARRFLPITSRYHGEHFIVRDADAAPAETGKAAGWMLTPLALALLLVETTDLVFAVDSIPAIFAITADPFLVFTSNVFAILGMRALYFALAGMMGKFRYLKASLAVVLLLVGGKMLAAHWLKAAFGKNVGLYLMIVIFLVLGAGIAASLARARRDPGK; encoded by the coding sequence GTGATCTGGATCTGGACCGGCTTCATCGGCTTCATCCTGCTGCTCCTCGCCATCGACCTCGGTGTGCTCCACCGGGAATCCAGGGCCGTCACGATGAAGGAAGCGCTCGCATGGTCCGTCATCTGGACCGTCGTGGGGCTTGCCTTCGCTCTCTTCGTCTACTTCGGGTACGAGCAGCGATGGCTGGGGCTCGGGACGGCGGTGGACGCGATCGACGGCGCGGCGAACGACGGCCGCGAGGCCGTCCTGAAATACCTCACCGGCTACGTGATCGAGCGGTCGCTGAGCGTCGACAACGTATTCGTGATCGCCATGATCTTCTCCTTCTTCGCCGTCCCGGCGGAGTATCAGCACCGCGTCCTTTTCCTGGGGATCCTCGGCGCCCTCGTGATGCGCGGCGCGATGATCGCGATGGGAGTGCGGCTGATCGCGGAGTTCGACTGGATCCTCTACGCGTTCGGCGCGCTCCTGATCCTGACGGCGCTGCGGATGCTGTTCCTGAAGGAGGGGGAGACCGACCTCGAGAAGCTCGTGGCGATCCGGCTGGCGCGCCGTTTCCTGCCCATCACCTCACGCTACCACGGGGAGCATTTCATCGTCCGCGATGCGGACGCGGCGCCGGCGGAAACGGGAAAGGCGGCCGGCTGGATGCTGACGCCGCTCGCGCTGGCGCTGCTGCTGGTGGAAACCACCGACCTCGTGTTCGCCGTCGACTCCATCCCGGCGATCTTCGCGATCACCGCCGACCCGTTCCTGGTGTTCACCAGCAACGTCTTCGCCATCCTCGGGATGCGGGCGCTGTACTTCGCGCTGGCGGGGATGATGGGAAAGTTCCGCTACCTGAAGGCGTCGCTCGCGGTCGTGCTCCTGCTGGTGGGCGGGAAGATGCTGGCCGCCCATTGGCTGAAGGCGGCCTTCGGGAAGAACGTCGGCCTTTACCTGATGATCGTCATCTTCCTGGTCCTCGGGGCGGGGATCGCCGCCTCCCTGGCGCGGGCGCGCCGCGACCCGGGGAAGTGA
- a CDS encoding glutamine amidotransferase: MRGRILIVKAGGTFPGLAADRGDFEDWVAEGLGVDPDRLLVRCPPLGEALPEPSSLSGAVVTGSHAMVTDRERWSEATSGWLRDALSAGKPLLGICYGHQLLAEAAGGRAGYNPRGREFGTAEIRLLSGAKEDPLFRGLPGTIPVHVCHAQSVIVLPHGAVPLAESGRDPRQAFRMGERAWGVQFHPEFSADAARAYVRACAGELRAEGQDPEALEAAIRDTPESRELLRRFGALAS, from the coding sequence ATGCGCGGCAGGATCCTGATCGTGAAGGCGGGTGGCACCTTCCCCGGCCTGGCGGCCGACCGGGGCGATTTCGAGGACTGGGTGGCCGAAGGGCTGGGCGTCGACCCGGACCGGCTCCTCGTGCGCTGCCCGCCGCTCGGCGAGGCGCTGCCCGAGCCGTCATCGCTTTCGGGCGCCGTCGTGACCGGATCCCATGCCATGGTGACGGACCGGGAACGGTGGAGCGAGGCGACGTCCGGCTGGCTCCGCGACGCGCTTTCCGCCGGGAAGCCGCTCCTGGGCATCTGCTACGGCCACCAGCTTCTCGCCGAGGCGGCCGGAGGGCGCGCGGGGTACAACCCCCGGGGGCGCGAGTTCGGGACCGCGGAGATCCGCCTGCTGAGCGGCGCGAAGGAAGACCCGCTGTTCCGGGGGCTCCCTGGAACGATCCCCGTGCATGTCTGCCACGCCCAGTCGGTCATCGTCCTGCCGCACGGCGCCGTCCCGCTCGCGGAGAGCGGGCGCGATCCGCGCCAGGCGTTCCGGATGGGGGAGCGCGCCTGGGGAGTGCAGTTCCACCCGGAGTTCTCCGCCGACGCGGCCCGCGCCTATGTCCGCGCGTGCGCCGGGGAGCTGCGGGCCGAGGGGCAGGACCCGGAGGCGCTGGAGGCCGCGATCCGCGACACCCCCGAATCGCGGGAGCTGCTCCGGCGGTTC
- the ftsH gene encoding ATP-dependent zinc metalloprotease FtsH → MDKTRFTFLYVFLALLGVLLLQSTIVKFQEVAPLPYSEFQKLLKEGKVKEVVVTSNQIRGELKSPLDGKTRFSTTRVEPEIVDELSKYDVKYSGYVESNFLPLLLSWVVPIVLFAGVWVYLTRKMAGRVGSDGLMSIGKSKAKVFVESDTKVTFADVAGVDEAKGELQETVNFLKDPRQYGRLGARMPKGILLVGPPGTGKTLLARAVAGEAGVPFFSISGSEFVEMFVGVGAARVRDLFEQARKKAPCIIFVDELDALGKARGAGPMSGGHDEKEQTLNQLLVELDGFDPMSGIVLLAATNRPEILDPALLRAGRFDRQVLIDRPDRLGRVDILRVHLKKATVDETVDPEAIAGLTPGFTGADLANLVNEAALAATRRGAEKVGMADFTVALERIIAGLEKRNRVLNPREREIVAYHEMGHALAAAGIPGSDKVHKVSIIPRGIGALGYTIQRPTEDRYLMTKEELENKMAVLLGGRAAEHLVYGHLSTGAADDLARTTDTARHMVTRYAMVPKLGNVAFETEPTGFLGGHPGGFLERTYSEETAREIDCAIREIVEGAFRKSRGLLERNRDVLEEGARELLEKETLDEAALEGLFRKVRPD, encoded by the coding sequence ATGGACAAGACCCGGTTCACCTTCTTGTACGTTTTCCTTGCATTGCTGGGCGTTCTCCTGCTCCAGAGCACCATCGTCAAGTTCCAGGAAGTGGCGCCGCTTCCCTACAGCGAGTTCCAGAAGCTGCTGAAGGAGGGGAAGGTCAAGGAGGTCGTCGTCACCTCCAACCAGATCCGGGGGGAGCTGAAAAGCCCGCTGGACGGGAAGACGCGGTTCTCGACGACCCGGGTCGAGCCGGAGATCGTGGACGAGCTGTCGAAGTACGACGTCAAGTACTCCGGGTACGTGGAGAGCAACTTCCTCCCGCTGCTCCTGTCCTGGGTCGTCCCGATCGTCCTCTTCGCGGGAGTGTGGGTCTACCTGACCCGGAAGATGGCGGGGCGGGTGGGATCGGACGGCCTCATGTCCATCGGGAAGAGCAAGGCGAAGGTCTTCGTGGAATCGGATACGAAGGTGACCTTCGCCGACGTCGCGGGCGTGGACGAGGCCAAGGGCGAGCTGCAGGAGACCGTCAACTTCCTCAAGGACCCGCGGCAGTACGGGCGCCTCGGGGCCCGGATGCCGAAGGGGATCCTCCTCGTCGGCCCCCCGGGCACGGGGAAGACGCTTCTGGCGCGCGCGGTGGCGGGGGAGGCGGGGGTCCCGTTCTTCTCGATCAGCGGCTCCGAGTTCGTCGAGATGTTCGTCGGCGTGGGGGCGGCGCGCGTCCGCGACCTGTTCGAGCAGGCGCGGAAGAAGGCGCCCTGCATCATCTTCGTCGACGAGCTCGACGCCCTCGGGAAGGCCCGGGGCGCGGGGCCGATGTCGGGGGGGCACGACGAGAAGGAGCAGACGCTGAACCAGCTCCTGGTGGAGCTCGACGGCTTCGACCCGATGTCGGGGATCGTCCTCCTCGCGGCGACGAACCGGCCGGAGATCCTCGACCCGGCGCTGCTGCGCGCGGGGCGGTTCGACCGGCAGGTGCTGATCGACCGTCCGGACCGGCTGGGGCGCGTGGACATCCTGCGCGTCCACCTGAAGAAGGCGACCGTGGACGAGACCGTGGACCCGGAGGCGATCGCGGGGCTCACGCCGGGATTCACCGGGGCGGACCTGGCCAACCTGGTGAACGAGGCGGCGCTGGCGGCGACCCGGCGGGGCGCGGAGAAGGTGGGGATGGCCGACTTCACGGTGGCGCTGGAGCGGATCATCGCCGGACTCGAGAAGCGCAACCGGGTCCTCAACCCGCGCGAGCGGGAGATCGTGGCGTACCACGAGATGGGGCACGCCCTGGCGGCGGCCGGCATCCCGGGCTCCGACAAGGTCCACAAGGTGTCGATCATCCCCCGCGGCATCGGCGCGCTGGGCTACACGATCCAGCGCCCGACGGAGGACCGGTACCTGATGACGAAGGAGGAGCTCGAGAACAAGATGGCCGTCCTGCTCGGCGGGCGGGCGGCGGAGCACCTGGTCTACGGCCACCTGTCGACCGGCGCCGCCGACGACCTGGCCCGGACGACCGACACCGCCCGGCACATGGTGACCCGCTACGCGATGGTGCCCAAGCTGGGGAACGTCGCCTTCGAGACGGAGCCGACCGGGTTCCTCGGCGGCCACCCGGGCGGCTTCCTGGAGCGGACCTACAGCGAGGAGACCGCGCGGGAGATCGACTGCGCCATCCGGGAGATCGTCGAGGGGGCGTTCCGGAAGTCGCGCGGGCTCCTCGAGCGGAACCGGGACGTGCTGGAGGAAGGCGCGCGGGAGCTGCTCGAGAAGGAGACGCTCGACGAGGCGGCGCTGGAGGGGCTGTTCCGGAAAGTCCGGCCGGACTGA